From the Planctomycetia bacterium genome, one window contains:
- a CDS encoding DUF58 domain-containing protein, with translation MSDSKRFLHPEAIQRIGRMDLRARHIVEGFLSGEHRSPYFGQSIEFVQHREYVAGDDLRRVDWKVWAKQDKYYIKQYEEETNLRATLVVDVSAGMQYGSGPLNKYEYASTIAASLAYLLLRRQDAVGCISFDEKVRRTVPIKSRMNHLQSVIGALDASAPRDKTDLFGILNHVANEVPRRGMVAIISDLFADRAGLIKGLRLLRRRGHDVMVFHVMDDDELDFNFDGATRFEGLETIDQLNCNPRALREGYMEAMHGFLDEVRRGCSQNACDYALIRTSQPLDAALAAYLSSRLGMHHRN, from the coding sequence ATGTCCGATTCCAAAAGATTTTTGCATCCTGAGGCGATCCAGCGCATCGGGCGCATGGATCTTCGGGCTCGGCATATCGTCGAAGGGTTTCTCTCGGGCGAGCATCGGAGTCCGTACTTCGGGCAATCGATCGAGTTCGTGCAGCACCGCGAATACGTCGCCGGCGACGATCTGCGCCGCGTCGATTGGAAGGTCTGGGCCAAGCAAGATAAGTATTACATCAAGCAATACGAGGAAGAGACGAACCTGCGCGCCACGCTCGTCGTCGACGTCTCGGCCGGCATGCAATACGGCTCGGGACCGCTCAATAAATACGAATATGCCTCGACGATCGCCGCAAGCCTCGCGTACTTGCTACTCCGCCGGCAAGACGCGGTCGGCTGCATTTCGTTCGATGAAAAGGTGCGGCGCACCGTGCCGATCAAGAGCCGCATGAACCATCTGCAATCGGTGATCGGCGCACTCGACGCCAGCGCGCCGCGCGACAAGACGGATCTGTTCGGCATCCTGAATCATGTCGCCAACGAAGTGCCGCGCCGAGGCATGGTCGCGATCATCAGCGACTTGTTCGCCGATCGCGCGGGGCTCATCAAAGGCCTTCGCTTGCTTCGTCGCCGGGGGCACGACGTCATGGTCTTTCACGTGATGGACGACGACGAGCTCGATTTCAACTTCGACGGCGCAACCCGCTTCGAGGGGCTGGAGACCATCGACCAGCTCAACTGCAATCCCCGCGCGCTGCGCGAAGGCTACATGGAAGCGATGCACGGGTTTCTCGATGAAGTTCGCCGCGGCTGCTCCCAAAACGCCTGCGACTACGCCCTGATCCGCACCAGCCAACCGCTCGACGCCGCGCTTGCCGCCTACCTCAGCAGCCGCCTCGGCATGCACCACCGTAACTAA
- a CDS encoding BatA domain-containing protein — translation MPTFLNQPLLWGLGIVAAPVIIHMINMLRHKRVKWAAMEFLLASQRKHSTWIRLKELLLLLLRMAAVAAVVMIVARPRLDGSVGKRLGDVTTHHIVLLDDSFSMSDRFAERNVFDEAKAAVERIASTALEESSAQTFTLLRASRASAAGPKPDILEELVNSDFVFKDRPDRKLNRVLEPLAPSDSAVGPEACLKALSSLLKSKESEERVIYIVSDFRAKDWRDISDLRTLLGAQEKKSAQIYFIRCADADRPNLAVASLQPQSGTVAAGIHFYMQVEVTNFGTTTAEKTAVEIRSDGASGGVVFLEAIPPGKTVRGTFPVYFSDPGEHLVSVSLEADAVDADNRRYAALHLPAEMPVLLIDGEAESPDAAAIAWALAPPGPVRSGIAPRRQAPAYLNDAEKNPLGGFRSIYLVNVPKLDAAAVRNLEAYVRAGGGLAFVVGDRASAQFYNESLYRDGEGLFPAPLDSEKPLFRDREAKASDVAASTHPIFKHFADEQNSRLYQWTVDKYFGVRDDWTPEVAAKSLASVIVKLRNGAPLAVEKPFGKGRVVALLTKPSRPWSDWMYDNPSFIVAMLELQSYISSREHAGDESLVGTPIAWTLDPKSYDPEVRFLAPGASESTAVVVQAAIAPQGLKVEFADTSTAGFYRTELTKTDRTSELRHSARNVDSDEGELRRIDDDTLREQLAGIKVNFRRADRIQLSESENSSSNMSTAILYALAILLIGEQALAYSAAYHPSTASIVRKGAVA, via the coding sequence ATGCCGACTTTTTTGAATCAACCGCTGCTCTGGGGCCTCGGCATCGTCGCCGCCCCGGTGATCATCCACATGATCAACATGCTGCGGCACAAGCGCGTGAAATGGGCGGCGATGGAATTCCTCCTCGCGAGCCAACGGAAGCACAGCACTTGGATTCGGTTGAAGGAACTCCTTCTGCTGCTGTTGCGCATGGCGGCGGTAGCGGCCGTGGTAATGATCGTCGCTCGGCCCCGGCTCGACGGCTCCGTCGGCAAGCGACTCGGCGACGTCACGACGCACCACATCGTGCTGCTCGACGACAGCTTCTCGATGAGCGACCGCTTCGCCGAGCGCAACGTGTTCGACGAAGCGAAGGCCGCCGTAGAGCGGATCGCTTCGACGGCCTTAGAAGAATCGTCGGCGCAGACGTTTACGCTGCTCCGCGCGTCGCGCGCCTCGGCAGCCGGCCCGAAGCCGGACATTCTCGAAGAGCTCGTCAACTCCGACTTCGTCTTCAAAGATCGCCCCGATCGGAAGCTGAATCGCGTGCTCGAGCCGCTCGCGCCGTCCGATTCGGCGGTCGGCCCGGAAGCGTGCCTGAAGGCGTTGTCGTCGTTGTTGAAATCGAAGGAGTCGGAAGAGCGCGTGATCTACATCGTCTCCGATTTCCGCGCGAAGGATTGGCGCGACATTTCCGACCTCCGCACGCTGCTCGGAGCGCAGGAAAAGAAATCGGCGCAGATCTACTTCATCCGCTGCGCCGATGCCGATCGTCCGAACCTCGCCGTCGCCTCGCTGCAACCGCAGTCGGGCACGGTCGCCGCGGGAATTCATTTCTACATGCAAGTCGAGGTGACGAACTTCGGCACGACGACGGCCGAGAAGACCGCGGTCGAGATTCGTTCCGACGGCGCCTCGGGAGGCGTCGTGTTCCTCGAAGCGATTCCGCCCGGCAAGACCGTGCGAGGGACCTTTCCGGTGTACTTCTCCGATCCGGGCGAGCACCTTGTTTCGGTCAGTCTCGAGGCCGACGCCGTCGATGCCGACAATCGCCGTTACGCGGCGCTGCACCTTCCGGCCGAGATGCCGGTGCTGCTGATCGACGGCGAAGCGGAATCGCCCGATGCCGCGGCGATCGCTTGGGCGCTCGCGCCCCCGGGCCCGGTGCGCAGCGGCATCGCGCCTCGTCGGCAAGCCCCCGCCTACTTGAACGACGCCGAGAAGAACCCGCTCGGCGGATTCCGCTCGATCTACCTCGTGAACGTGCCGAAGCTCGATGCCGCAGCGGTGCGCAACTTGGAAGCCTACGTTCGCGCGGGAGGAGGCCTAGCGTTCGTCGTCGGCGATCGTGCCTCGGCGCAGTTCTATAACGAAAGCCTGTATCGCGACGGCGAAGGCCTGTTCCCCGCTCCGCTCGATTCCGAGAAGCCGCTGTTCCGCGATCGCGAAGCGAAGGCTTCCGACGTCGCGGCGAGCACCCATCCGATCTTCAAGCATTTCGCCGACGAGCAGAACAGCCGGCTCTATCAGTGGACGGTCGACAAATACTTCGGCGTCCGCGATGATTGGACTCCGGAGGTCGCCGCGAAGTCGCTGGCCTCGGTGATCGTGAAGCTGCGCAACGGCGCGCCGCTGGCCGTCGAAAAGCCGTTCGGCAAAGGGCGCGTCGTCGCCTTGCTGACGAAGCCGAGCCGGCCGTGGAGCGATTGGATGTACGATAATCCGAGCTTCATCGTCGCGATGCTCGAGTTGCAGTCTTACATTTCGTCGCGCGAACACGCCGGCGATGAAAGTCTCGTCGGCACGCCGATCGCCTGGACTCTCGACCCGAAATCGTATGATCCGGAAGTGCGCTTCCTCGCTCCCGGCGCTTCGGAAAGCACGGCCGTCGTCGTGCAAGCCGCGATCGCACCCCAAGGCCTCAAGGTGGAATTCGCCGATACGAGCACGGCCGGCTTTTATCGAACCGAACTTACGAAAACCGATCGGACCAGCGAACTTCGCCACTCGGCCCGCAACGTCGACTCCGACGAAGGGGAGCTACGCCGCATCGACGACGACACGCTGCGCGAGCAACTCGCCGGCATTAAGGTCAACTTCCGTCGGGCCGATCGAATCCAACTGTCGGAAAGCGAGAATTCGTCGTCGAACATGAGCACGGCGATTCTCTATGCCCTGGCGATCTTGCTGATCGGGGAACAAGCGCTCGCGTATTCGGCTGCGTACCATCCGTCGACCGCGAGCATCGTGCGCAAGGGAGCGGTCGCATGA